Part of the Stigmatopora argus isolate UIUO_Sarg chromosome 3, RoL_Sarg_1.0, whole genome shotgun sequence genome, CAAATGGCGCCGCAACACGTGTAGATGGGCAATATTTCTTTTTCTCGATATTCTTACTGCACTTTAGTGACTCGCTGACGATAGTTACGAAAGTCTAGTAACTCTGCTGTTCACCCAAATTGCATCCTGGGTAACCTCCCGGTGGCCACATCATTAGAAAGATGCTGATGGGAAGTGGCAGCCCCCTCTGCACTGGAATCCGCATTAGCCATGCCCCCCGCGTGCCCCCCATCGCGTTCCCTGGCATCTTTTCAAAACGAGCGGAAGAGTGACGCACTCCGGCAGATGTAGGTTGAGGATTACGGCGCATCTCCTGGGATGCTCACAACAAAACTGTTGCTATGGCGACGCCACGCTCCACCAAAGCCGAATCGTCTTAGAACTCGACATTGTGGCGGTTTAGCAGCTTCAAAACTAAATTTTTTGGAATTGCGTGACACCAAAAAATTCTCAGGCCAATTCCAGGTGGTATTTCTTGGAAAGACTACATGACAACCCACGTTAAATGAGATCTCTCTGTCATCCCTCCGGTTATGTATCTAGTATCTCCTCCATCTGTTTCTCATGATCCGAGAATTGTGAAAAGAAAACTCGGCCGGACTCACGCTGACCTCAGAAAGCATAACAAAGAGATGCACCGTGACCCGCAAATTCAAATAGCGGCCTCCTGTTAATCTTCAGAAAAGGGAtatacggtaatccctcgaatatcgcggcttcaactatcgcggtttcacgacatcgtgttttttttctgggggattttttttttgttaattacatttttctaaaacataaaatatatattatactttgtggtttttcgtttatggcagctatgtctggtctacattaaacacgataattgagggattactgtacaaaagTACCCTATTTTATGGACAATGTCAAATTTTTTGatgaatttaaatattttttttaaataccttcaGCGTGTTGGCTTCTGGCCGTTTTTGACGACGTTATCTTTCAGGTGTGAACGCCATGCTAAGGAAAGTGGCGGTGGCGGCCGCGTCCAATCCCCACGTAGAGATCCGGCAGGACGGCCAGCAGTTCTACATCAAGACGTCCACCACCGTGCGCACTACCGAGATCAACTTCCGGGTCGGCGAGGAGTTCAACGAGGAGACGGTGGATGGGAGAAAGTGCAAGGTGAAGGCTGCCCTTacatttttctgtttgaaaaaaatgtggagAATCAGGAGTGGATTTATTGCATGGGCCAGGGGCGGAAATCAGGGGGGGGGTACGAAGGGCGCATCCCCAGCCGGGCCCCCGCCCCGGTTTTAGGTCGTAAAGGCGGTGAGAGAGGCAGGGAACGCAACACGATGGCAAGGGAAACAAGTACTAAGCACAGTAGCatttatgaattattattatcgtgacattttttcaaatttttgaaaaatgtctttgAAAAAGCGGTGCTAGTTTGGGTGAAAACATGGCGTGAGGGCATCTCGAACCACTTCAAGAGCGACAAGGGTGGATGTAACAGAGAAGCCGgcaattttacaaaataaaacaagaagaaaaataatgagTCGGCGACCAATCACTCCATATATTATCCTTAGGAATGACTGTGAGCGTACAtttttgtcctttgtctcctcccaCACTCTGATTGGCCGGTCACCAATTCGgcgtgtcccctgcctgttgcccgtagctcgctgggataggctccagcaccccggcgaCCATTGTGAGAAGcgatacggaaaatgaatgaataacgaGGCAGGGGGACGGACGCAAAGGTGGCGTCGAAGGCTTTCCACGGCGTCGACGGCTTTTGAGGCACGTACGCTCAGCTAGCGCATTGCTAGCGCCCTCACGTTTGCGCGCAGATTAATGTCGTGATCCTTGAAATGGATGGGAATTTATCCGAAGGCCCCCAGGGCGGATTGCGATGAGCTACCGAGCGGACTTTCTCACCGACAAACTCAAGGAATCTGCTTCAATTTAGCTTTGCTAAACGGGTTAGCGGACAAAAACACTTTTGTTTAGCGTCATGTGGGAAAAGGAAAAGATGTTGACTATTTCTCGTCGGTTTTCTATCAAATCGGGGGGATTTTCTTGTTTATGGGATGGTTTGCCAAAGGAGGCGCTAGGTGGTTGCTTTCATGAAACAACTCGTcgattttcttcactttttgaTCAAACGATGGAATATTGATTGTTCCGTTGTGCGATTTTGGCAGGCTTGAAACCAGATGCGCTCGAATTTAAGGGGATTAACGGCGGAGTCTCCTTTAATCTGCTTCGGCTCTTCTCACTTCCACCGAGAGACGGAAATAAAGCACGTTGATAGGCAACGGGGATTTACAAggatagacaaaaaaataaaaaaataaaaacacgctAGTCTGACCAGTTTTACTTTAAACTAGATATGCAGTAATATTCCAACTTTACAGACCTttccttattttctgaaccacttatcctcacaagggtcacgggagtgccggagcatatcccagccaacagcctaaatcggtggctagccaatcacagggcacaaggagacaaaggacaaccaattacAGATACGATTAATCAAACagatagcctagcatgcatgtttttggaatttgggaggaacccgaagtacccggagaaaactaaCGTAAGCCCAGGGAagacatgcaaagtccacacattcAGGAgccacccgggatcgaacccaccaCCCCAGGACTGCGGGGCTGACGCGCTGACCGCTCACTCAGCTTATCGTGTTAGGCAAATTTCCTGGAAGATCCCACATAAGCGCACAGGAAATGAGAAGATTTAACTAGCTTGTTTGGCGAAGTAAAAACTACAAGAGCGTCTTTTATTGCTGGACAGAGTCTCGTCACCTGGGCGTCGGAGAACAAGCTCACCTGTCAGCAGACTTTGGTGGACGGGGACGGACCAAAAACCTTCTGGACCCGAGAACTCAACGGCGACGAGTTGACGCTGGTGAGCTAACTGCTCTTATTGAcggtccttttttttaattgatttgaccttacgagtcgtacggtgtttgtaaggtttttggggggtttgtaaggggaatcataatcatctaaaagggcagttatcggcagaggttgacaggtatgtttaaAAAGCAAAAGCTCTGACGAGCATCCGTCATTTGACAACTTCAGAGCGAACCTTGCGACGAGGTGACCTCGCCGACCGACGTCCATTTTGACGCCAATCGTGTCCATGTCCAAATTTTTAAAGACTGACTGTAATCAGCTTAGGGAACACAACGGGCCGATTGTGCGCTAAGTGggacacatttacatacaatttGCATGTCGCCTCTGATTGGTTGGCCGCCGATGGAAGAAATACTCTATTTGGAATATTTGGCTTGAGAGGcgttcgctgccattgacagtgatggacgtccaatataatttttgttgttgttgttgcagatTTTCGGGGCCGACGACGTGGTGTGCACGCGCATTTATGCGCGGGTGTGAACTTCAGGAAAAACATCATTTGGATTTCCAATATTAAGATGCATAACGACAATATTTTCGTCATTTGTCATGTTCGGTGATGGCCATTATtttcaagaataaaaaaattaaaaatattttaaagtccACGTCCGTGATTCTGTCATTGCTAATTGAGAAAACAATGGtggcattttgggggggggcgcctcaagtttttgatttaaaaaaaatctaatttttataATACTACTTACCACtgaagaataataaaataaaaaaacatgctctTATTATTTAATATTGCAATTAAACATATTTCTTTTAACAAAATAAACGACATGGCATTCTTTGACCTAattactaaaaatatattaactaTCAAAATTAAGATGGATGAAAAGgtgataaggaaaaaaaatagtgtataattaaaaaataaatactaagtaTAAATTCAAAAGGTAACATAAAATGCAAtgtatattttgtaaaattacTTTCGGCTTCTTCTCACGCAGGTCggaccacccaaaaaaaaagcttCCTGACCAATAGTCCTTCATTTGAAAGCCTGTCTGCTCTAGTAAATAAATGaatcgtttttttagggggggcaCCCCCAACCCAGTCGCAGGTGCACCCCACAAAAGTCCCCCCGAAAAGCCAGAAGAATACAGCGCggcatcaaaaaaaaaatcgcgtCTCTTTTCCTGCCAACTTTTTCTTTTCAGCGCTTTGGCCGCCAGTCGGGGGTCCCCCCAGACAAATGGGTTCCGCCGCTGACGTTTCACCCGCTTATCCGCGCATGAGAATGACCGCCCCCATTTTGTTTCCTCCCCACCCCGGCCGGCTGTGAGAAGCAAAAAAGCCGTAGTCGCACGTTAATGGACGGACGGGCAACGGCTGGCGGTGGCTCAATGAGGGCATTCTTTTGTTGGAGGGCCCCCCAAAGCCCACCTCTTGCCATCTTTAATGAAGGGCACCCGCATTTGTGTGGGTAGGCTCGCTGTCCCACTTTTGATTGCGCTAACTGTAGTGTATCCAAAGCACAATTACAGttgaaaacaaatacagtaCTTCATGACTCATTTCATGGTCAGCCATTTTGTGCCTACCGAGGCACAATTGGTGACAATAATGAATAAACTCCTCCAAAACGTCCGCCTAAAAGGTCaagattatcattttttttaatgtttggtcAATTTAGTATAAAGTCTGATGCTTGTTTTAAGTCCACAGTCAGTCCCATAATACTTTGCGCACATTCGGCTAGCTCATATGCTAACCACATATGCTAGCAAAGTTCCCTAGCATACATTTTCcaattgtttttcctttcaaaaagttaCCAAGATTAAAAACACTCATGTTAATGTTACTATACATAAAACTTCAAATCCTGGCTGGTGTTTTACAGTTTAACATGTATATTTCATCAGCATTTAAAGTATATAAGCGCACATAATGACAATATTACTGCTAAATGTtagcaaaaaaaacctttgtatttgttttcttctttttgaggTGTTTGTCACAAGgtaaaatataaagaaaaactTACCGTTTCTTTAGTCTTCTTGAAATGCTttagttttcttcttttcaggAGCCAAATCATGACTTTTCATGTCCTGAACATCAAGTATAAAATAGgttgtcattttaaaagtgaAGAGAAACAGACCTGAGGATGCAAAAGAAAGGTCACATTCTGCCAAGTGTGCGTGTCTGTCACATTCAATTACCCATCATGCTTTGTGGCTCCAACATCCCCAAAgaatttcccttttaaatccataTAGCACACACCTGCAGCTTTCAATATCAGAATACTATATTTAGTCCTTGTGTATAAAGTGGaagcatttattcattcattttctgaaccgcttatcctcacaagggtcacaggggagtgctggagcctatcccggacaacaccctgaatcggtagccagccaatcgcagggcacaagaagaaaggtcaaccaatcatagctaggggcaacttagcatacaattagcctagcttagCATGCACGTTTTTATGATGTTGGCGGAAAACAGTGTACCCGgacaaaaacccacactggggagaacaagcaaactccatacagtgaagacagacctgggttcgaacccacgaagccagaactgcgaggccgatgcgctaaccacttggttgAAAGGATTTAAAGTGACTTATGCTCATGTTAAAATCTTGCTATGTTAATATGTCGTAGATTAGATCGGAATTTCagcattagcattttttttttagattaatcTTTCCCAGGTCGCTTAAATTCTCATGACGTGTTTTAGTGCCAAGAGGCAAGgtaataaaatgttattttggcgCCATCTGGTGGAATCTAATCTTTTGACGAGGAGAGCATACTTTTTTTTGAGtgcttgtccatctcctcgtgctctACGATTGGCTGACCAGCAATTCAAGTTGACCCCGTCAGCTACCCATagttggctccggcaccccctgtgaGGAcgagcggtatggaaaatgaatgaatgaataattgagaCCTGGCTTGCA contains:
- the crabp1a gene encoding cellular retinoic acid-binding protein 1a, with product MANFAGIWKMKSSENFDELLKALGVNAMLRKVAVAAASNPHVEIRQDGQQFYIKTSTTVRTTEINFRVGEEFNEETVDGRKCKSLVTWASENKLTCQQTLVDGDGPKTFWTRELNGDELTLIFGADDVVCTRIYARV